Proteins encoded together in one Lathyrus oleraceus cultivar Zhongwan6 chromosome 5, CAAS_Psat_ZW6_1.0, whole genome shotgun sequence window:
- the LOC127087231 gene encoding uncharacterized protein LOC127087231 — protein MATVSEPKRKTCSYSFHREPLTSLIELGSLATSDQLKGFVGKYGDILTLLKTVVDPVPLQTLLQFYDPELRCFTFQDYQLAPTLEEYSILMSVPIQHQVPFLDVPKEVDFRVVARALRLSVKEVCNNWKPSGGVVGLPSKFLLRVARDEAEKGNWEVFQAQFAAMICGIVLFPSMPNFIDHVAISIFIGGNPVPTLLADTYYAIHSRHGKGGAIKCCLPLLLRWFMSLLPVSGPFVDTQSTLKWTQRVMSLTSYDIRWQSYRMNVRNVIMSCGEFRNLPLVGTKGCINYNPILSLRQLGFVMKGKPLEAEVAESVYFEKQSDPTRLEQIGRAWRSVGVKDGSVLGKKFAIAMPDYTDWVKKRVETLLLPYDRMEPLQEQSPLILAESVPAEHYKQALMENHRLREKEQDTQMEMYKAKTDKLNLAHQLREVQGEDASRARSKKRSYEEMESMLDAEHRECLRLQRAEANYQKRIRDLEKQLRDKDAQLKKEVDLRQTSEDYIGGEVMELRRQLKEKITPLPECSECTLLIDQCQYLKTLIPEDRLS, from the coding sequence atggcaacagtctcGGAGCCaaagcggaagacctgttcctacagctttcatcgtgagccgttgacttcatTGATAGAGTTGGGTAGCCTTGCGACTAGTGATCAGCTGAAGGGTTTTGTTGGGAAGTATGGAGATATTTTGACGCTGTTGAAGACGGTAGTTGATCCGGTGCCTctgcagactcttcttcagttttatgacccggagcttagatgttttacctttcaagattatcagttggcgcctactctcgaggagtattctattctgatgagtgtcccgattcagcatcaggttcctttcttggacgtacctaaggaggttgacttcagagtggttgccagagctctccggttgagtgtcaAGGAAGTCTGTAAtaattggaagcccagtgggggagTTGTGGGTCTGCCGTCAAAGTTTCTACTGAGAGTTGCTagagatgaagcagagaaggggaattgggaagtttttcagGCCCAGTTTGCTGCTATGATTTGTGGGATCGTCCTATTCCCAAGCATGCCCAATTTCATTGACCATGTTGCTATCAGTATCTTCATTGGAGGGAATCCAGTCCCcactctgttagctgacacttactatgccattcacagtaggcatggtaagggtggagccatcaagtgctgtctacctctcctgctcagatggttcatgtctctcctgccagtcagtggaccctttgtggatacccagagcactcttaagtggactcagagggtcatgtcgcttactTCCTATGACATtagatggcaatcttaccggatgaaCGTACggaatgttattatgagttgtggagaattccggaacctgccactcgtggggaccaagggttgtatcaattataatccaattctttctcttcgtcagttggggtttgtaatgaagggaaaaccacttgaggctgaggtagccgagagtgtgtactttgagaagcagagtgacccgactagattggagcagataggaagagcttggagatctgttggagtgaaggatggatccgtcttagggaagaagtttgccattgcaatgcctgattacactgattgggtaaagaagagagtggaaactttgttgctaccctacgataggatggagccgttgcaggagcaatcacccttgatccttgctgagagtgtgcctgctgagcactataagcaagctctgatggagaatcaccggttgagagagaaggagcaagacacccagATGGAAATGTACAAAGCCAAAactgataagttgaacttggcccatcaactcagggaagtgcaaggagaggatgctagcagagcaaggagcaagaagagatcttacgaggagatggaatccatgttagatgcagaacatCGGGAGTgcttgagactgcagagagcagaagccaactatcagaagaggatcagagacctagagaagcaactcagagacaaagacgcccagttgaagaaggaggtagacttgagacaaACATCAGAGGATTATATTGGAGGAGAAGTTAtggagcttagaagacaactgaaggagaagatcacccctctaccagaatgttcagaatgcacactgttgatagaccaatgccagtacctgaagaccctcattccggaagaccgtctatcttag